The DNA region GTTTAACTAACTAAAATGAAAAACTACATCAAATGAGGTAGGTAATATTTTGATGTAAATTCACCATCATGAAATTCACCCTGATAGGGTTGCCCATTCACAATGACAGCTGCAATTAAATGTTTTGAATACATGTTTATGGTTTGATGTAGCATACCTAATGTGTGAGGCATATTGGAACAATAATAGGTTATTCTAGGTACTTGAAATACCTTTATTTGTATTCACATACATTTCCTTATTCTGTAAACAGTTCAGATGCTAAATTGTCCTAATTTGGGACACGGATGCTCCAGTGGATGTGGCTCCTCCCCAGACTAATTAATGTCAAAAGCGgtaggtcctgtgtgtgtgtgtgagcgtgtgttgataaatgtgtgtttgtgagcgcaCATCTGTAATTGCACTGATGAAGACTTCACAAAGAGGACACTATGGAGTGAGGTGGCATAATGTAGAAAACGGGACAAATTGACTCACAAGCTACTGACGACATTCCTAGTGATCATAGAGTCTTATTACATTTTGAAAGTAAAATAATGAGCGATTCATTTGTTTGCCctgcacatctacacacacacacacacacacactagaaggTGGGTGAGATGATTCATTCAGAAAAATGGACACTTTGAATTCATACATTTCTAAAGCTGTTTTGGGAAAGATGGTGACAGCAGAATGAAGTATAGCGCCACCTTTTTCTACTCTTCTGGAACAACGAGTCACCTGCTGCACAGAAACATCAAACATTttaattaaaattaaaattaaaatgtcAGCCTGTAGATGGTAGTGTTGAGTAGTTgatcagctctcacacacactcttcatgcaTTGAGGAGCTACTGTAGAACTTTCAAACAAGCAGCTTGTTGGTTGGAGtagagacaccacacacacacacatatatatatatatatatatatatatatatatatatatatatatatatacaaaaatacaaagcaaatcaacaaatcaacatgactaaaggagcagtaactGTTACATCAGAAACATCATCAGGAGTAACAGAATGTAGGCTACTAATAGGAAAACGTTGTTGCATTTGAAATGAATTGCTACAGGTAGGTCATTtgcaattacagttttttttcagtcactttggtacatttctcagatcagaattgaaattctcaaaactacctgttcaatcttcagatcattgtgtcacttgtgcacatcaaaaaagcagtttctcatttctttaatcaagttgcaaatgttttggtacatccatACAAATTATCATGTGCAACTGCAATTATCTGCTAAAAAGTCTcacccccacaacatttaggcattagttcatagtataagtctttacatgcaaaatggttgaacatgttgtcatgagaatttgtggcccaaaagacaggaacatcAGGAGGAGTAGGAAGACTGTACTGTAATTCAGcactgcatttacagttttCCCAACAAGATAATCCTATGGTCAAATTtctactttttttattttttccctttatactatgcagtgctgtcttttcctttctgtagcacaatgacagggtctgtcaacaaattacagtaaaagcGTAAATATGAATATTGTCAATCAAACTCCCACATTCAGTGAGTGCCTataaagtcatcatacccttttgaaatagttactttttttgtcttacagcctgaaatcaaaaaaagttttattacaaatttagctgtacaacattaaaataattaaataaaagtcagttctgaaaattaataaaaaagaaaaaaaaactagaataacagggttggaaaagtcaccATAAATAACCCTCTGGAGATGCAGATGTTATAAAATGGTTGaaaaaagggtgtttttttccatGACATTTTCTGCATAGAAAGCAGTCGGCCATTTTCGATCTGGTGGTTAAAGTTTCGAGTCAAATGTCCCTGCTGTTGGGGAAGTTGTGTGAGAAGCTCCCTCCCACCAGTGCTGACCAAGTGACAGGCTTCCCTTTGTGAGTGTGCAGATGAGATGGATCCCCTAATAGATGATTGATTAAACTTCATCGACCGAACTTGCCACTAATTTGCCTCGCAGAGCAGACTATGAAATAGCAACTTCGTTTTGCGGAACTGTCCCTCTCTGAGAGGGGCCTTGAGTGCTGATGACTGAAGACTGAGCTAACATTGTTCAAAAACTTATCTGAGGGAATTGATTGGACCTGTTTGGGCTATAAAATAACAGACTTTCTAGTTACCATTGGCAATAATCACACAGTTCTCCTAATGGTTAATGTATTAAAGTGCCATTTATCAATCGAGCAACGGACCCTACTAGTTTTGTGGTGAGATACTGTCAGAGGGTTCAGGGTTGTCCTCCTGATAGCATAAGTAGTATTCAAACAGCTAATGGGTGATGGATTATTTAGTCATCATCGTAAATATTTACTCACATTTTGGAGTCCTCTTGaagcatgtacagtacgtacagtatgtaaagcACATACTATACTCATGTAACTATATAATCAATATCACAATAAGAAGTGTGGTTGAAATGATTGTTATTATGGGGAGGCCTGTTCAGGATATAGATATGGCACAGTTCCTGGCTATGGCTGATATTTGAGTCTGTCTCCTAGAGGGGGTCAGGGCTGAAGCAGGGGGAGGATCTAACATACCAGGCAGCCCCTCGTGAATGCTGCTTGTGGGTTTTCTCAACAATGGCTGTCAGatcctgtgctgtgcagtgaagTGTCTGTATTGGTATTCTGCTGATCCAGgaaagtcgtgtgtgtgtgtgtgtgtgtgtgtgtgtgttggtgtgtgtggggcaggcaGATGTGGTCAGAAGAATTGACTCATACTTGAGCGCAGGGTGTTGCAGGCAGCTGAGGTTGAGGCGGTCTTAAAGAGGAGCTTGTCTGGGGACTGTAGTCCACTTCGTGTGCTCCAACCCCACCCTACACAAGTCTGCTGTGGAGTCAGCACTCTTTCCACTACCCCTGGATAAGCACACAGGCGTCTCTAACGCTACAACAGCCCATCTGAACGCTACGTAGCAGGCTACTGTTAGCACACTGTAATTTCCACTACCCCTGGATAAGCACACAAAGCTACAACAGCCCATCTGAACGCTACGTAGCAGTCTACTGTTAGCACACTGTCATTTCCACTGTCCCTGGATAAGTAGACAGGCGTCTAGAAAGCAAAAAGAAACATCTGCTACACAGCCCTACACAAATACTTTCTCTAGTTCTGTCATGGGTACATTTCCCACTGTCTCTAGATCTAGATCAGTGTACAGATGTCTTTAAAGCTACAACAACCTGCTTTaaggctacatacagtacactacattagtaggctactgttccCGTTCCTTAAGCTCTGCTATGTAATTAAATAGTGTAgaagcgggtgcgcacatctgagtgttttaaagtaggtgctggactcaaaaaaggcaacagtaaaaggacaaaaaagtccgcacactaaggctccaatattatttcttcctttcttttattcaccacatgtgacgtttcgggccacagcccttcctcagacataagACAGGTATCTAGCAGCCCATACTTATATAGTAATTATACTGATTGAACACCTGACATCACATGATGCAGGTGATTAAAGTGACGGGTGcaaagtgcttaaagtgctagtGTGCAAAAAGCCAGTATACAGTAAAGTGCCAACGTGCAATAAATAACACAAAGCACAACAGTATTTCAATACACTCATATCACCTATAGTGCCACTAGATCCCTTTAAGGAGTAGTGAATACTAAATACATAAGTATAACAGGCAGCCACATCAATATATGCAATATATacacaacatgaacaacatcaAAGAtacaatcaggaaaaactgacagATTGGAACCCACTAGGGGGGGCGATACTAACTCTTTACTTCTAAAAAAAGAAGCCTTTTGGATTTACACACTGGACACTCTAGCCCCTAGAGGAATGAATGAAGACTTTGACTTGCGTCCCTTTCTTTAAACTGATCTTGGCCTGATTTGGACTGGAATGCTGTAACTTCTCTCTTATTTCCAATctgtcagtttttcctgattgtaTCTTtgatgttgttcatgttgtgtATATTACATATATTGATGTGGCTGCCTGTTATACTTATGTATTTAGTATTCACTACTCCTTAAAGGGATCTAGTGGCACAATAGGTGATATGAGTGTATTGAAATACTGTTGTGCTTTGTGTTATTTATTGCACGTTGGCACTTTACTGTATACTGGCTTTTTGCACactagcactttaagcactttgCACTCGTCACTTTAATCACCTGCATCATGTGATGTCAGGTGTTCAATCAGTATAATTACTATATAAGTATGGGCTGCTAGATACCTGTcttatgtctgaggaagggctgttggcccaaaacgtcacatgtggtgaataaaagaaagaaagaaataatattggagccttagtgtgcggacttttttgtcctttcaCTGCTATGTAATTAACCCACGGTCATTTCCACTGTCTCTATATCGGCACACAGATGTCTTTAAAGCTACAACAACCTGTTTTaacactacatacagtaggcctacactacattagtaggctactgtttgcaTTCCTTTAGCTTTGTCATTTCAACCGTGTTGATACATAGATATCTTTAAAGCTACAACAGCCAGTTTAAACATGGCAAAGCCTAAATGAGCTCTGATACTGCTCCTGTTTCATGAACATATTCTCCCCTGTCTTTGAATTAAACAACTGAACAAGCATCACGGAGCTAGATCAGTAaactgctacagcggccgcacctcggtgctcgggccctaataatctgagcaaaaacaatagggccttgcacctacggtgcagccacttcagtggccgcacctcggtgctcgggccctaattattaatcaaagtatatcatatttacagtctatattgctctgcgttcacccgcgcatccagcactctcgcttgaattactcgcgagACCGGCATAGCACAAACAtgccacgcatatcaaatgaaagaggagaaacagagcttcccattgataccaaatacatcgctCCTTTTatgttataaaaacagataaTAATGTTATATAGCTtataggctaccattactctcgtttgatttactcattacatcagtcagaaagatatggcacgcatggcagatgaaagaggagagctagagctagagctggggggtggggggtggggggacgtTGTGACCACCGGAGAGAATGAAATAGTGCCTTCCTATCACTATTCCTTCCCCTGTTACCGTGACGATTGGTGTGCTCAGACATGGCATTTGTGTCTTAAACAAACACACGGAAGCCCTCTTACAGGATCCGGTCCAATCACTGCGAGCCAATCACTGCGATAAAGATGCTGTTGGATGCATGAACACTCTTTTTAGCATGCTGCAGGATACACATAAacacttgcacacgcacacacacacacacacacacacacacacacacacacacacacacagacagacacagaaagaaacagaacagaacgcAACAGCGCCAAGTAAAAGCAGTGGCCAAAACAATATTGCATCTGAAGCATAAATTATGGTGGGAAGATTCAGTGAGGTAGAGAAGCGTGTCAGCGTTGGGAGATGGCAAATGTCGCAAAACTTCAGCACATAGcgattcagcacaggtttttacAAATTATTGATTGTCTGGTGGGCACATCAAAGAATGTTGCAACTCTTtatttctatggctctgggaagaatgacacacagacacagaaacacacacataaacatacacacatacagactggcgcacacacacacacacacacacacacacacacacacacacacacacacaccgcattaaGCTGCATTCTTAGCGGGggcaaatgaaagagagaagtaTGTCGACTCCGTTTTTGACTATCAGCCGGAAAGGGTGGAGGTTGTCCTCGAGGTAGTGGCACGAGGTCATCTGCCACACGTCCACCATGTAGACCCCCACGTCACGGAAGCCCTCTTGCAGGATCCGGTCCACTTGCATAGTGAGCCAATCACTGCGATACAGATGCTGTTGGACGCATAAACACTCTTTTTAATCTGCTGCAggatacacataaacacatgcacacacacacacacacacacacacacacacacacacacacacacactcacacatgcatcgacacacataaacacagacacacacaacacacattaaacatgtgtgttttacatacagaaaagcatacacacagacacaaatacactgcaggctaacacacacacacacacgcacccacgcacgcacgcaggcaaaAGCCAAACATTGGTCAAGATCTCTCCTCAAGATTTCTTTGGAAATGGaaaatataataaaacaattattattataataacaataataataattacaatTACTATTAATGTTATCATTATCTTCTTCTCTGTTATTGTGtgaaacactcaaaatgtaaaagggggaaaaaagatcaTTATTGATTGTATACTGCGGAGAAACAATACACCACCTTTTTGTTGTACCCCGTGTTGGCCGTCTTGATGATGACCTTGGTCCCCGGCGCGCGTTTCAAGAGGGCGACGACCGACCTTCGGATCAGCCAGACGCGGTAGGCGTAGTACGTGAGTGGGTAGCTGGTGAAGTGGGCGCACAAGTTCAACACGACCACGGTGCGTGACCCACCAGCCAGGCCGTCGATCTCGCTGCTCATGTAGTGGAGGGTTGCCACGGGGATCTTGCCGCTATGCAGAGGGAGACCGTGGGTGCGGTAGTGCATGGCGACGTTGTTCTGCAGGTCCACGGCCATGAGGGGCTCTGTCTGGATGTTGACGCTGTTTAGAGCTGAGAAGaggaacaagaaaaaaaaacatgttatagacgttttcaattatttttttttatttttgtcacaAATGTATCATGTTTATCAGGAAATTAAAGGCCAAatgtatttcattttatttttacatttttgcagGATAATTGCACTGACACCTTGAAAAATGAAATGGCAAAACAagtttttcattttaatttcactgttttcattttaattttctttttggCAGGAAAAAAACCCCATAGTCTCATGTGTTTCGATCTGTTTGTGTTGTATACAAATGGTTGTATACTTGTTGTTCTATgatcaataaaataataataataaaataaatgtttctcATAAATGGACCACCATTTTAGGCATGTATTTAACAGTatatgaaaatattaatagcctatacaaactatgcaagccatttttaaatcttgttttatttaaactactcaatgcaatctcaatTACTCACGaaaaacaccaacagtcaatgtttttctccaaatccaagtttcgttTGTTTTATGGACTactagctggtcgtggaagagATGATTGTTAAAACATGAATTTGTCTTGGAAATGGAACCAAGGTTCACAGGCACCATTGTAGTACAACAACAGACCTACAAcctcgtgctttcattggacagaAGCCTCAAAttcaacggactcatttgcataaAGATGGGCATCGGCCAGCTTTTCTATCGCGTGGCACTATTTCAAaagcagcgctgccttcccggGAGTGCTTTGCGGGAccgttaaagtcgcttgacgtcacccataggaAAATAGTGGATTACGACACAACATAGTGACGTGACGGATACGTGTGGCCGTACCGTGAGTGTGGGAACggcacctcttctctctctcattatcagCGACGCTAACGTCTTAGTTGTTGAACTGTACCTTTAGTTTTCCCTACTCGTAagcttatttatttctttacacTTAGAGTTGAATTTGATCCGTAATATAGCCCATTATATTTATTCTCAAACTACTATATATTGGGTTTTTTATTGACCTGGAAAACATTTGGATGGCGAGTCAGTCTCTGGATGACTATTAGagcttttcattattttgatattttgtacagctaaatttgtaaataaaactggaaaaatatatattttaaaatgggttttgatttcaggctgtaagacaaaaaagtaactatttaaaaggggtatgatgactttctgtataggcactgtatgtatgATAAGAACTCTGTGAGCAATTCAACAGAGAAGAATCTGAATTTTGACATATTTTGAATCCGTCGCCACATAACCAGAGGTGACCACTGGGGTGGCCAGGGTTTATGTTGGGGTGGGCATGGTTTATCCaagccactggtgtgtgtgtggtggtgtgtgtgtgtgtggggggggtatcTTATTAGTATATATTCCTTACTTGGTACAGTCTCATTGAGGTATGAAAACCACTGTCTGATGGTGGAGTCTCCGAAGAAATAGATGTCCTTGTCCCTCAGGCATGGCGCGATGTCTGGAACAGAGAAATGTCGGGCGGCGCACACAAGTGACGTCCACACATCGTTCAGGTAGAATCCTGCTGGGACTGGCGTGGGAAGTCCAGGTTTGCACGGCTTGCTCACCACTGAAGGTAAGACAGTACAGGAAAGATGGATATTTGAGGCTattgtctacagtatatctttcaTACGAAAAGACAACAATGTTAATCTCATGATTCACATAGCACACTTCACAAACAAAGCATTGTGTTTCACAGAAGCAGGTAATAGTAAATAAATAGTTACACATATAGATAAGATATAAAGACATGGatgttctgtatgtgtctgtggaggAGATCTCTTTATTGTATGGGAGATAAAAACATATCGGGCCCTATCATGCAACTGGTGCAAGGTGGTGCTAAGCGCAACACAAGTCTTCTGCATATCATACACCCAGTCAGTGGTGATTTTTTTTGCTATGCGCTCCACTTTTATTAATccttattacacggctcttcagagtgctgcagagagttccattcacatgaatgggccttcccaacgttcggaGGTCTGTTGAATTGGAAGTTTCATCAGGAcaaagcaaaacccctccgctgcgcgtcgggacTTATTTTTCGATAATTACCGGCGGACAATACAATATACCTTACTGGTTTAAGTATAAGTAAGTATTACGGTGGCCAAAAAGGGTCACAACACATGCATATTCAAAAACATCTGCAACCTCAGAAAAAAACCTGCACTTTCAAACTCAGAAAACGCTGCAAATATTCACAACATGAGCAAATATGGAAACAAACCGCAAACTAAATGAAAACGAACTGCAAACTAGATGAAAACAAACTGCAACTAGATGAAAATGGAAATGGGACCATAATCAGTGGGAAAATGGGGACCCACATCCTATTTAGGGTCGTGGCCTCTGTTATAGTCCTGAGAAGTGAAAGTGCTCGTAAATCAATTGTATCAATATTGATCATATTTCTGAGACTCTTCCCGAACTTTCATTTGTAAATGCCATTTTGGATCAGACGTTTCAGATTGCCAAGATAGGGCCCATAGACTTACAGAACATGAAATGGCCTTAAAGCCCATTTGAACAAATGGTGCATGTACAATAGGCCTCGGCATCTttgtgcaggtatgtgtgtgtgtgtgcaggtgtgcgtctctgtgtgttaatttgtgtgtgcatcacaTACCAGTGCTTAAATTAGTTCCAGTCACTCTGATCAGGCGTGAGTCACCGGTAAGCCACTGGTTCACATGCTGACTGAGGGGACACAATGTGATGTTGATGTTACCTCAAAATCTGAATTTCTCTAATAGAGACATGACAGAGTTATGAAAACATGTAAAGTCcatgtggcctgtgtgtgtagatatgagGAATGCATGTTCAGGGGCTGAAAATATGATATACTACCGTTGTGCTCATGTATGAATCCatggtaaagttgactaaaaagcaGAATAAAAAATATTCTTTTGGAAATGGCATGGAGTACTTTCCATAATCATCTCTCAacgcaaatcaaaccagctcttaggctaactgaaataaaaccatgcaaatcttgctatggtgaagggtatgtgatgatgtggggctattttaattcaaaaGGCAAATTTGTGGTATACTGACATTAATTTAAACTCACATAAAGAGACACAACAAAAAGCTGTAGTTGCTGTCAGTTTACTTTCAATTCAACTGAAAGTGTATACAGAACATCAGCCGATAGGGGAAGAGAATTAGGGTGGCCCAACAGGACCAAACTTAAGACAGGTGAAGGCAATATTCAATACCTAACACATAGTATCCTGGCTCACCTGTCCATGAGGACCTCCTCCTTTTCAAGATACCCCTGTATGTGTGAACGGGGCCTATGTGTGTTTTTCAAGATACCCCTGTAAGTGTGAACGGGGCCTATGTGTGTTTTTCAAGATACCCCTGTATGTGTGAACGGGGCCTATGTGTGTTTTTCAAGATACCCCTGTATGTGTGAACGGGGCCTATGTGTGTTTTTCAAGATACCCCTGTATGTGTGAACGGGGCCTATGAGTGTGTCTGGCTCACCTGTCCATGAGCACCTCCTCCAGGGCGTGGTTGCGTTTATTGAATCCGCCCCCCGAGTGGAACACGCGGTCCTGGCACGTCAGCGTCGGGGGCTTGTGGCACTGCCAGGTGAGGCCCGTGAGGGCGTCGTGGTACTCGCACCGTCCCTGTAGCGACGGCGACAACTTCACGCCCGGCCACTTCACGTTACattccaccacctcctccaccgtgGCACCCCCAAGCTGCTGACTGGCGCCCCGGAAGTAGTTCAGGAAGTAGATCCGGTCGGCGTCATTGCGCCGCCATTGCTTGAGGATGCGGACCGCCTCGCTGGAGTGGATCAGGCGCACGGCCAGCGTCACTGGGCCGGCCCACGGGAGCCTGAACCGGGCCGTGTAGGTGCCGTTCTGGTGGTCCACCACCTCTCCAAACACGCTGGCCTGAGGTGCAGAAACAgatgactactgtatgtgacgTGTgccattgtgtgagtgtgtgtgtgtgtgtgtgtgtgtgtgcgtgtgaactgGGCCATGTAGGTGCCATTCTGGTGGTTCACACTGTAAAACTTAATGGCTATCTTTGCTTAAAATGTTTAGTTACAACATCTGTTTTCATCTTTTGTTGAGATTTCTTGCCTAAAACGAGTGCAATTTAATGTTGAGGTGGAAAAGTAAACATGATCATTTAAATCAAGCAAATTGAGAAGTTGTAATAATGTGTGGTAAtgttgagattgaacattagtctggggagtccttagtccttcaaccaataagaccaatgatccgggtatGCCAGATGGATAAGCCAGTGATTGATAGGCTAAATTTGATTTCTCCTGAGTGATGTTGGCTAGCGTGTCTCTATAACAAACTGCGAGAAAATGTAGCAAATTTTGAGGTGCCCTTgcaccaaagatcgtatagttaggaagatgaatcataaagggggttttcaatggaatgaaatggtgcccacttccggcctcctatctgggcgtgatcagtgacgagtaatcgtattttgtagaagcagcagaagcagtgtgccgttgataacaggtggcctgcacaattagcggagacaggtcaggtcaggggggacaggtcgtgaacaaagttatttttctatgtatttatctccatggaaaatacgatttcaatgtgggaaagttagaaagacgtgtgcctcgtagaaaattcactgaaaatggtcttcaccgacctatatcaccccgactaagttggaaatgaggtcctatgtccaaactccaaaattccgaactattcctttaagatgttggaaagagggactttacgaagATCTAGGCTTAGGATGCTTTCGTGGAACCCATGCAGCCCTGGTagcctgtctgtgtatgtgtatgtgtgtgtgtgtgtgtgtgtgtgtgtgtactttacgGAATAACTTGATTCATAGAGCTgtggaaaaaacacaaaattacCTTTAATTTGGCTGAATAAGCCTTGGCCTGGAAGAAGTCTCCTCCGTAGCGTTTTGGAGTACTTGTGAAGTCTTTGGCGAAGATGGTGGCGAAGACTTCCTCTCCCACTGTGTAACTCTGCTTGAAGTCGTTAATAATGAAGGTGGAGTGGGCCGCACTCGTGCAGACACTTGCATTGCTAATCTCACGGTCAGGTTCGGGCCAGTGGATCGCCTGTTGTATCCGGTCCCACTCCTCTGGACTGAAGCCCGGGTCTCCGCTCACCGGTAACGCTGGCGTCGGGCCCTTTAGCGTCGTCTGCGTTTCATTCGAGCCGAGTCTGTCAGGTCTGTCAGCGCACTGCTGCTGGTGAGGCCCAAGGAGAAGCTTGCCACATCCGAACGTGTAGGACAACAACAGCTGCacagagataaacaaacaaagggaTTTATTTTCGGTCTGTGTACCATTCGTTCATTTGACATTCAATTGAGAATCCAAAAGTCTGAAAAATAAAgcgttatttgtttgtttgtatcacattcataaacaaataatgacATTTTTTGATTTTACAATTTtggattctcaattgaatatcaaatgaacaaatgatTAATGGATCATGTTAAAATGAAGAACTCTGCGCATCAATCCCTCATCTGCTGTCACGGGTGCTTCTCAGTATAGGACCAGGAGAATCATaaaggaaggagactggagcacactgatctcacTTGCAGTCTTTAATGGTGCAAACAGACTAGACTAACGTTTCGAAGACTAGAGTCTCTGAAGAAGACACATATagtgtcgaaacgttagtctagtctgtttgcaccattaaagagactctgaagaagacacatagtgtcgaaacgtcagtctAGTCTGCTTGCACCATTAAAGACTGCAAgtgagatcagtgtgctccagtctccttcctttACGATTCATGGATCATCTCCCTCACATGTGCATAGCGATAAGCAAACAACGTAAAGTAcctatatctatctataatgaTTGATGATCTCTGGAGGTCATTGGAT from Sardina pilchardus chromosome 1, fSarPil1.1, whole genome shotgun sequence includes:
- the LOC134076549 gene encoding NXPE family member 3-like, with protein sequence FVLACRFLHWFLILAVGNLFVLLLLSYTFGCGKLLLGPHQQQCADRPDRLGSNETQTTLKGPTPALPVSGDPGFSPEEWDRIQQAIHWPEPDREISNASVCTSAAHSTFIINDFKQSYTVGEEVFATIFAKDFTSTPKRYGGDFFQAKAYSAKLKASVFGEVVDHQNGTYTARFRLPWAGPVTLAVRLIHSSEAVRILKQWRRNDADRIYFLNYFRGASQQLGGATVEEVVECNVKWPGVKLSPSLQGRCEYHDALTGLTWQCHKPPTLTCQDRVFHSGGGFNKRNHALEEVLMDSQHVNQWLTGDSRLIRVTGTNLSTVVSKPCKPGLPTPVPAGFYLNDVWTSLVCAARHFSVPDIAPCLRDKDIYFFGDSTIRQWFSYLNETVPTLNSVNIQTEPLMAVDLQNNVAMHYRTHGLPLHSGKIPVATLHYMSSEIDGLAGGSRTVVVLNLCAHFTSYPLTYYAYRVWLIRRSVVALLKRAPGTKVIIKTANTGYNKKHLYRSDWLTMQVDRILQEGFRDVGVYMVDVWQMTSCHYLEDNLHPFRLIVKNGVDILLSFICPR